One part of the Lusitaniella coriacea LEGE 07157 genome encodes these proteins:
- a CDS encoding GTP-binding protein: MNHFSDRAQPLQPWNAEDLDKAILNFEEIQADINYKQAQDALHNLVNNLDLTPQEQVGLESEIDHLAKMMNKLDRAVVQIAAFGMVGRGKSSVLNALLGQEVFEAGALHGVTQTVGSANWQLTQETLGKSGQSIQRAILPGTGNSQIQLVDTPGIDEVRGEAREALAHQVAKQADLILFIVAGDLTKVEYQALSQLREVGKPMVLVFNKIDQYPEADRFSIYRKIRDERVRQLLSPDEIVMVAAAPLISTATRRADGNLKVQRQRGKPDIQGLQLKILEILHREGKALVALNTMLYADEVNERVMQRKLTIREEAADLLIWKGVTIKAAAIALNPVTAIDLFTGAVIDVALVLSLSKLYGIPMTQSAAIGLLQKIALSMGGLTASELLTTLGLSGLKGLLGLSVPVTVGGAIAPYLSVAITQAGVAGVSSYAIGQVTKTYLANGASWGPDGPKAVVTRILDSLNEASILNRIKQELSAKLIGN; the protein is encoded by the coding sequence ATGAATCATTTCTCCGATCGCGCCCAACCCCTTCAACCTTGGAATGCAGAAGACCTTGACAAGGCTATCCTGAACTTTGAAGAAATTCAAGCGGACATCAATTACAAACAGGCACAGGACGCGCTGCACAATTTAGTCAACAATCTCGACTTGACTCCCCAGGAACAAGTGGGTTTAGAGTCAGAAATCGACCATCTCGCGAAAATGATGAATAAACTCGATCGCGCAGTGGTTCAAATTGCGGCATTTGGCATGGTGGGACGGGGAAAATCATCGGTTCTCAACGCGCTATTGGGTCAGGAAGTGTTTGAAGCAGGGGCGCTACACGGGGTCACACAGACGGTAGGCAGCGCCAATTGGCAATTAACCCAGGAAACCTTGGGAAAAAGCGGACAGTCCATTCAGCGCGCAATACTGCCGGGAACAGGGAACTCCCAAATCCAACTGGTGGATACGCCGGGAATTGACGAAGTGCGCGGAGAAGCGCGAGAAGCCTTAGCCCATCAAGTTGCTAAACAAGCGGATTTGATTCTCTTTATTGTGGCGGGGGATTTGACCAAGGTTGAATATCAAGCCCTCTCGCAATTACGGGAGGTGGGCAAGCCAATGGTGTTGGTGTTTAACAAAATCGACCAATATCCGGAGGCAGATCGATTCTCGATTTATCGCAAAATTCGCGACGAACGGGTGCGCCAACTCCTCTCTCCCGATGAAATTGTTATGGTTGCGGCTGCGCCGTTGATTTCAACAGCGACGCGCCGCGCTGATGGCAATCTTAAGGTACAGCGCCAACGGGGAAAACCCGATATTCAAGGGCTGCAACTCAAGATTCTAGAAATTCTGCATCGCGAGGGTAAGGCTTTGGTGGCGTTGAACACGATGTTGTACGCCGATGAAGTGAACGAACGGGTGATGCAGCGCAAGCTGACCATTCGAGAGGAGGCAGCAGATTTATTGATTTGGAAAGGGGTGACGATCAAGGCTGCCGCGATCGCGCTCAATCCCGTTACCGCGATCGATCTCTTTACAGGGGCAGTGATTGATGTCGCGTTGGTCTTATCCCTCTCTAAACTCTATGGCATTCCCATGACCCAATCTGCCGCTATTGGTTTGTTGCAAAAAATTGCCCTGAGTATGGGGGGACTTACTGCTAGCGAGTTGCTCACAACTTTGGGATTAAGTGGACTCAAAGGGTTATTAGGGCTTTCTGTCCCCGTAACCGTTGGCGGCGCGATCGCGCCCTACCTATCTGTTGCCATCACTCAAGCGGGGGTTGCTGGGGTATCCTCCTACGCGATCGGACAAGTCACCAAAACCTACCTCGCTAATGGCGCTTCCTGGGGCCCTGACGGCCCGAAGGCTGTCGTCACTCGTATTTTAGACTCCCTTAATGAAGCCTCCATTCTCAACCGCATTAAACAAGAACTCAGCGCTAAACTGATTGGCAATTAG